The Sulfurospirillum sp. UCH001 genome segment CGCATCAAGGACTTTTATCGAAAATGTTGCTAGAGAGAAATCTTGTTCGTGTAGATCAAGCAACACTGAAAAAATACCTTGGTCTTTACGCAAATGAACACTCTATCGAGATGAATGATCTACAATACAAAGCCATTGACACACTCTTTGAAATTGGCTATAAACACGGTTTTTACGATCAACACATTCATGCGCATGATTATCTTATTCCTAAAGAATATGAAGCATTACGTAACAGTTAGGAAGGCATTTTATGGAAGCTAAACTCATCGGTCTTGGTGTCGAAACATTCAAAATAGCGCTCTTACTCTCTATGCCTATGCTCCTCTCAGGCCTTGTAGCGGGTCTTGCGATTAGTATTTTCCAAGCAGTTACGCAAATTAACGAATCAACACTGAGTTTCGTACCTAAGATTCTGGTGACCATCGTCGTTGCTATCTTCACAATGCCATGGATGATGAATATGATGATAGAATTTACGACACGTATGCTGGAACTTATTCCTTCATTTGTTTTTTAAATGACAAAATCCATTAATTTTTCAACTTTTTCAAGCATTAAAATTGGTCCGATAAAAGACGTTTTATTGCTTGATTCTCTTATGCCACTCCCAGAGGGATATACCCTTATTGGTGGAGCCAACAATCTTTTAATGAGCCCTAATCCTCCGCCTCTTGCTATGCTGGATAAATGCTTTGATTTCATTAGGCTTGAAGAAAATGTTTTGCATATTGGGGGAGCAACGCCCAGCGGGAAAATACTCTCTTTTGCTAAAAAGCATGACCTTGCAGGCTTTGAGCTCATGCAAAAACTTCCAGGAACGCTCGGTGGTATGGTTGCGATGAATGCAGGGCTTAAAGAGTGGGAAATTTTCAACAATCTTCTTGCAATCCGTACAGAAAAAGGATGGATTACAAAAGATAACATTGAACATGGATACCGCTTCGCTAAAATAGATGGTGTCGTCTATGAGGCAACGTTTGCGAGCAAGAATGGTTTTGATGAGAATTTGCTTCTTATGTTTAAAAAAATGCGCGATAATCAACCAAAAGAGCCTAGTGCTGGGAGCTGTTTCAAAAACCCCATAGGGCATTTTGCGGGTAAGCTCATCGAAGAGGCAGGCTTTAAAGGCAGGTGTGTTGGCAATATGATGTTTAGCACTGTTCACGCCAATTTCTTAGTCAATCTTGGAGGCGGAACGTATGAAGAAGCCATGGAGCTTATTACTGCGGTCAAAGAAGAAGTGCTAAAACGTTTTGCAGTCAAACTCGAAGAAGAGATTATTATTCTTTAAATGTAACACCCCAATTTGAATACTAATAAAAAATATCTTTTGATGAACTACGCACTTTCAAGTCTGCGATATCAACAAATATCCCCTTTTGATACGCTTCTACAGCACATCGTCCTATCATAGCAGCATTATCGGAGCAAAATTCCATCTTAGCAGTATAAAGCTTTGCTTTTTTGGAGTTACAGAAAGCTTCCAGTTCACCTCGTAAGTAAAGGTTTGCACTCGCACCACCCACAACACCAAAGTGTTCGACTTTACGCTCTTTATAGGCTTTTTTTATTTTTTGCATTAAGTGTGCAACAGCAACACGTTGAAACGAAGCACAGATATCGCACAGTGTTTGCTCATCTAAATTTTCATGCGATTCGATGCAGAGTCTCACTTGATTTTTAAGTCCTGAGTAGCTAAAAGCTAACATTGAAGAAGAAGTTCCTTGCAAAGGAATCGTAAAATCAAAGCGTTTTGCATCGCCTCTTTTAGCATAATTTTCGATAATAGCCCCTGCAGGGTAAGGAAGCCCTAGCATTTTTCCTACTTTGTCAAAACTCTCACCAAAGCTGTCATCCATCGTGGTTGCCAGAAGTTGAATTTCTTCTAAAGTCTTAACATGCAACAGCTGTGTATGTCCTCCTGAGACCAGTAAAACATCCATTGGAAAACGTATTTCTTCTTCGATAAAGAGTGAGCAAATATGCCCTTTGAGGTGATTGATACCTAACAGTGGAAGACCCAGTGAAACACTAAGCGCCTTTGCCATGCTCACACCCTCAACTAACGTCACAGAAAGACCCGGTTCATTCGTCACGGCTATCGCTTTAAGCTCACTAAAATAAGACTTTGTCTCTTCAAGTATTTTGGGAAGCGTTACGGCATGCAGACGTGCGGCTAATTCGGGAACGACACCACCGTATTTTGCATGTTCTTCATCTTGTGAAATTTTTTTATGAAAAAGAAGCTTTTTATCATCTATGCGAGTAATAGCTATCGAGCTATCATCACAACTACTTTCGATACTTAAGATCATTTATACTATCTTTACGTGCCAAGGTTCAAATCTGACACCATCTCCATTACCTATGGTATAGCGCATGGACACATACGAGAGCTTTTGCAAATTCCAAAACTCTTCTGTACGTGCAAAATTTGCTGTGAAGTTTTGATGTCCCCACCCTTTTTTGCCCACATCAAAATCTCCCACAGAGTGGTAAGAGTACGCAGGTGGAACCAATGAGCGTGATGCGACGGTAATATTGCCGTTTTCGCTTTTGATTTTTTCAAGGTGAAGGCTTAGTTGTTTCATTGTGCTTCTCACTCCTGAAGTGAGTATCAGCGTTTTGCCAATATCTTTCATAAGGCGTTCAAGAAGCTCTTGAGAATGACCACGGTACACATAATGTCCTGAGCCTTCTATTTTGATCACATCTTTTTCATTAATAGTATCTGTCAGATTTTCAATTGTACGTTTTCCATAAAAACCATAAATGACAGGGTCTGTATAAAAAACTTCTTCAATATACGCAATTTCAGCAGGGGTAAATGCGCCAATTTTAGGAAAACTTTTGGCGATTTTTAGCGTTTCATCAAAAGAGATAAGATTAAAGTTTGCATACCCAACCGTACGCTCAACCATCTCAAGTTTTTTGATCACGGATTCAAATACACCTTTTTGGTCATCTCTCAACCAAATATCGGGATGCTTTAACTCATCTGCTTGCGCTAAACTTCCAACCAGTGTCGCGCCCATTAATCCTAAAAAATCTCTTCGTATCATCTTCGCCCTATCTGAACATTTTCAGTGTGATTATAACATGTGCTCTTGATTTTTCAAGAGAAGCTCTACATCTTGCGCAGGGATGGGTTTACTAAAGAGATACCCTTGCATCAATTCACATCCACTGCTGTAAATAAACTCTTTTTGTCCTGCAGTTTCCACTCCCTCTGCAAGGACTTTAAGTCCAAGTCCGCGACCTAATTCAATGATAGTACGAGCAATCGCACGATCTTCCCTGCTCTCTTCTAAATTTTGAACAAAACTCTGATCGATTTTAAGCTTCGTAATCGGAAGTTGTTTGAGGTATGCTAACGACGAATGTCCTGTTCCAAAATCATCAATCGAGATATCAACACCCAGTTCACGGAAGCGCTTTAAGAGTGCAATTGATTTTGTGGTATCTTTCATAATAAACCGTTCAACAATTTCCATCTCAATCCACTCAGGCTTACAGCCACTTTCTCGTAAACTCTGAATCATAAATGCGACTAAACTTGTTGATTCTAGTTGTTTTCCTGCGATATTAATGGCTATTTTCCCAGGATTAAGTCCCATGTCATACCATTTTTTTATTTGACACATCACTTCTCTAATAACCCAGTTACCGATCTCGACAATGAGTTCACTCTCTTCTGCAATATGAATAAAATACCCAGGAGCAGTAAGCCCACGTGTTGGGTGATTCCAACGTATCAACGCTTCAAAACCCACAATTTTTTCACTTTGAAGATTGATTTGAGGCTGGTAAAAAATCACAAATTCATCGTTAGCAAGAGCTTTGTGCAAGCTTTTTTCTACTTCAAGATGTTCATTGGTTTCTTGGTTCATCTCTTGATCAAAAAAGACATAGCGGTTACGCCCTTTTGATTTAGCTTTATACATGGCAATATCTGCATTTTTAAGCAGCTTACTTGCCGTTTCGCCATCATTCGGATAAACACTCACACCAATACTCATGGTGATCTTAAAGCTCTCATTTCCTAGTAAAAATGGCTCTTGAAATGCTGCAACCAATTTTTTAATGGCTATGAAAATATCACTGGCATCTTTACAGCCATCTAAAAGGACAATGAACTCATCGCCACTAAGGCGTGCTACCGTATCGGTCTCACGTACACTACCTCGCATACGAGCAGCAATGGTTTTTAAGAGCATATCACCCGCATCATGGCCTAATGAATCGTTCACACTTTTAAATTTATCGACATCCACAAACATGACACCCAATACTTTGCCATCTCTGCTGGCTTTTTTGATGGCTTGTGTAAGTCTGTCTTGCAAAAGGTTACGATTAGGAAGTCCAGTGAGTGTGTCATGTTCAATCTGATGCATTAAAAGTTTTTTCTGTTTTTTATTCTCTTCTTCGAGCTCTTTACGAATGGTAATATCACGAACGGAACAGTGTTGAATGATACCTTTATCCATACGAATCGTGGTCATCATAATACTAATCCAAAAGAGTGTTCCATCACAGGCACGTGCATGCCACTCAAATTTATGCACACCTTGCTGGGAAGCGAGCGCATTCATCCACAGTGCTTTTTCATAAGAACTTTGGTCATCAGGTTGAAATTCTGGAGAGAGATCCGCAAGTGTCACATTGGTAAGTGCCTGTTTATCTTTTGCCTTAAACATTTTCACAATGGCTTCATTACAATCAACAAAAACACCCTCTTTCAGGAGCCAAATACCATCAGCTGATTTTTGGTAGAGTGTTTCAAACACCATCTTTTGTTCACGAATTTGTTTATTACTGAGTAACAAATGGTTTTCATAGCGTGATAAAACAGAGCGTAATTTTGTCGAGATAAAAAACATAATTCCCATGACTAAAAGCATAATGATAAGCGAAACTGCAAGCATATTGATAATAGTCGATTGCATTTTACTTTTTAACATCTGTTCTTGCTCAAGCAATGCATTATTCTCTTCAAATAAATACGCACCAGTACCAATAACCCATTCAAATTGTGTGATAGGGCGGATAAAGGAGATCTTACTGCGATCTTGAGCAGTAGGATGAAAAGAAGCAACATAGCTCATAAAAAAGCCTTCAGGGTTGCGCTTGCCTCCTTCAACAATATCCTTAATAATATATTGTCCGTTAGTTACAACATCCAGTCTGTTTTTACCAACCAAAGAGTGATCGCCATGTGAAATCGTATTACCGGCATAATCATAGGCAAAGATATAGCCATATTCGCCATATTTTGTGTTAAGTAAAAGTTTTTGTGTCTCTTTTTTGATACGATCACGGATTTCATCTTCATAACGTCCACTACCAACATAAATATTTAAAGGCTCAAAGCGCTTTAAATAACCTATTTTTTTACGTGAAGCAGTATCTTTAGGATTTTTCCAATCCCATATTAACGAAAATGCATCTTCTGTTTTAAAACGTTCAATAGCATTGTGAATAAAATTTTTCGCATTTTCATCGTGAAGGTTTAAAAGGTTGTGTCCTTCTAGCTCTTTATTCGCCCCGTGCATAACACAGATACCTTGAAAATCAAAAATATAATAATAACCACTTAAGTCATTAAAAAAACGTGTATCGCGAAGTTTGGTTTTGATTTTTTCCAGTATTTTTTCACGAGGGAGATTAGGATTTTCCGTATAAATATCGTTGATGATTTGATACGCCAAATTAACGATATTTTTGATCTCGTCTTTCGCCTCATTCATCAAAAACTTTTCGTTTTCATCGATATACTCTATGAGCTTATCAACGCGCTCTTGAGCCTGAGCCTTAGAGCGCTTGACATAGGCTATACGTGTATTTTCAAGGGATTTTTGATACTCAGCACGTTCTGCTGAAATAATAATAGTCAGCGTAATGGAGAAGGTAAGCAGAATGGCAAATGCAGGCAAAAAAACAATCCATTTTGTAATATTTTGTTTTTTTAAGCTCAGCAATACTCACTCCAGCTAAATTGGGTTTATTTTATAGTTATAACTTTATCGAAATTTTCTAAAATTTTGGCTACCCTTGCTTGCCATAACGTACCAAATGCTACTTTTTCTTCCTGACTGAGTACTCCCGTAAGAATCTTCTTCATAAGTGGTTGCATCATAGGATCAATTTCAATTGAATTAGGATTATAAGCAATATCCACATACGCTTGTGTATCGATACGTATCATTCTGACAGCTAAAGGAATATCTGCATGAAATGTCATCAAATCTTTGCGTACATACTTTCCTCCAAGTCCTTTAAATCCCCAATTTTCAGTCGCTCCAGTAATAAGTGAAAATGCATTGGCAATCACACCCGTTGTTCCTTCGTCTTGATTCTCTTTGAACAACACTTTTATCGATCCTCGCTCAGGCACGCTATTTGGATAAAGCGCTTTAAGCCCTTCACGTATCATCAAATACGCCCCTGCCATAGTAGGACAACTGTGCCCTGCACTTTTGACAACATCCAGATAACTAAAAGTGATTTTCCCGTCATCAAATGCGCCTAAAACATCAGAAAGCGGGTCATAGAGCGTAACAGACTCAATTGTGTCAAAAAAAGTAGGATAGTTCATTTTTGCTCCTTAGTGTTTATTGCACAATTTTAGTACAATTTTAAAAGCAAATCATTGATTTAATTTGTGTTACAATTCATAGAGAAAGAATAGACGTCTAATAAAAAGGTGCATGATGCAAGCATTTTGGAATGCTAAATTTTACACAAAAGATTTCATCTACGGAGAAGCGCCTAACAATTTTGTCAAAGAGAATATTGAACTTCTTGTAAACACAAAAAAAGTGATGTGTTTAGGCGAAGGTGAAGGGCGAAATGCGATTTATTTAGCTGACAAAGGAATGGAAGTTGAAGCCTTAGATATTTCCGATGTCGCACTTAAAAAACTCCGCAGACGTGCCAAAGAGAGTTATCTTTTTATCAAGACACGTCATACGCTTTTTGAATACTGGCAACCAGACACGCACTACGATGCTGTAGTATGTACGTACCTACATCTTCCTAAACACAATCAAAAAATGCTCTTTGAAAAAGCGCTAATGGCACTGAACACCAATGGTTATTTTATTGCAGAACTCTTTAGCGAAAGTCAAATTCATTTCAGTAGTGGAGGTCCTAAAAATATTGCGCTGTTGTATGATCTTAATGATATTCTGGACATCGTAAAAACACTTCCATGCAAGATTATTAAGCTAGCACAAGAAGTTATTGTACTCAATGAGGGTGATAAACATGTAGGACGTGCGAGCGTCATTCGCATTATTTTACAAAAACTGGCGTAACATTATCGCTCAATAGTACCGTAATAGCGACTTCTCTCCACATTTTCTACCCATTTGTACTCAGGGTCATCTCCAAGTTTTGCCCAATAAAGCACGCCCGATTTACGCCATGGATCAATCAAAATACCCGTGCGAAATGGAGCACCCTTTGCAACAACAACGACAGAGTTATGTTCATCAAATTCGCCCTTGTTCGCAACACCCCAACGCAAATCAAAACTTTGGTATTTGAGGTTTTTGAGGTGTGTAATCATATCTTCACTCCACTCATAGCATAGACCTCTGTCTTTAATGCCTGTGTTGATGAGAAAGTTATGAAACGTTGGAGGAGAGACAAGACCATAGCGTTCTGCTAAAATTTGCGGATACAAAAGTGCTTCATAGGCAAAGAGTCGTGCCTCTTGATAATCAATCGTATCGCTAAGCTTCGTTAACTCAGTGGTAAGTTGCTGTACTTTGTCGGGTGTTACCTCTAAGGAATCATGTTTGACACTACAACCACTCAAGAAAAAAAGTAAAATACTAAATGCTAAAAATGATTTCATACTGCAACTTTAAGAGTTAGTTTAACAATTTCACTTGGTGCCATAATACGCACCGCAGGACCCCAATACCCAGCACCATTACTCACAAAAACGTGTGTATGTTTTGAATGTTGGTACAGTCCACTTAAATAAGGTTGATCCAAAAGCACCAAAAGGCCAAATGGAAAGATCTGCCCTCCATGAGTATGTCCACTCAAAATAAGATCAATTTTCTCATGCTTGATCTCTGAAACGATTTTAGGTTGATGTGAAAGTAAAATCGTTGGTAACGATGGAGCAACATTATTCAAAGCCAGAGTGAGGTCTGGTGGTTCAAAATCAAAACGTCTGCCCATCATATCCATGACACCCGCAAGATTAATCGTTTGGTTTATGACCATCGAGCGATTTGAGAGAACATGAATCCCTAAAGATTTTATATGCTCCATAATCTTATGAACTCCATAAAAATACTCGTGATTTCCAGGTACATAATAGACACCAAAACGGCTTTTAATCTCTTTTAATGCATCTAATGTATTGCCAATACGCTCAACTGGCATATCCACCAAATCACCCGTAATGACAACAATGTCCGCCTTTAACGTGTTGATCTGTTTTACAATATCGTCAATAAAGGCTTTTCCTAATGTCTTTCCAATATGCACATCCGTAATTTGAACAACGCATAGCTCTTCTTTAAGCCCAGAAATAGGCACATCGACTTCTTTGATCATTGGGGCTTTCATGCCATTAATGAAACCTTTGGTCATATAAGAGAGTGCTAAAATGAGCATGGTCACATCAAAAACCATTTTAACAAACATACGCCTTGAATAATCATACGGTATCTTTGCATAAGGAATATGAAAGAGATCATAGATAATGGAGACACAAAAAAGCATAAAAGAGACACCAAGCATCGCAGAGAAAAGCGAATAAAGCAGAGGATCAAGATTATCTAAGCGCAGAACTAAAAAGTAAAAAATTTCACAAAGCGTGATGAGAATCATCACACCTTTTAGGATACTTTGGTACTTAAAAAAAAGGTCCAAGCGCTTTAAAAAGCGCTTGTAACTGTAAAAATTAATGAGCGTCAGAACAGCAATGGCAGCTAACGCAAAAGAGAGGCGAAACATGCTTCTGCTTTTTCCTTATTTAAGGCTCTCAAAATAGCGTTTACTTTCAGATGAAATCACTTTTGAAAGTAAAAGAAGTGCTATAAGATTTGGAATTGCCATCATACCATTGGTAAGATCGGAAAAGTTCCATACAAACTCAAGTTTCATCATAGAACCTACCATAACACCTGCGATAAAAAGAACGCGATATAAACGGATAAAACGCTCACCAAAAATATACTCAAACGCTTTTTCTCCGTAATAACTCCATCCTAAAATCGTCGAATAGGCGAACAATACGGTTGAGATAATAACAACAATACCACCAAAAGAGCCAAGATAGAGCTGAAAACTTTGCATAGTTAGCGCACTTGGGCTCACACCTTGTTGCCAAAATGGAGAAATCAAGATAATAAGTGCCGTCATCGTACATACTACTAATGTGTCGATAAACGTTTGTGTCATACTCACAAGTGCTTGGCGTACAGGATCGTTTGTCTTAGCGGCTGCTGCTGCGATAGGAGCAGAACCCAGTCCTGATTCATTGGAGAAAACACCACGCGCAACACCGTAGCGAATCGCTGCTGCCATTGTAGCACCCACAAATCCACCACCTGCAGCAATAGGATTGAACGCGTGATAAAAAATAAGACCAAATGCACTGCCTAATTTATCAAGATTCATCGCTAAAATAACCAAAGAAACTGCTACGTAAATTAAAATCATAAAAGGGACAAGGAAAGAGGTAAAGTTACCGATAGATTTGATACCACCTAAAATAACCACAGCGGTTAACGTTAAGAGTACAACACCCGTAATCCATGTTGGAACAGCCATCTCACTGTTTAAGATCTGTGCAACGGCATTTGCTTGTGTCATATTGCCGATACCAAATGCTGCAATCGCCGTAAAAATAGCAAATGCCATACCCAATTTTGGCATATTCAAACCATAGGTAAGGTAGTACATTGGTCCACCTTTGAAACCATGATGATGCCCTTTTTGACGATATTTTACAGCGAGTACTGCTTCGGAGTACTTTGTTGCCATACCAACAAGACCTGTCATCCACATCCAAAAAACTGCACCTGGACCACCAAGGGTAATCGCTGTAGCAACACCCACAATATTACCGATACCTACTGTCGCAGCTAATGCTGTCATCAGTGCAGCAAAGTGACTGATTTCACCTTCTCCATCATGCTCTTTGTGAAAAATAAGCTTCATCGCATGAGGCAATGCCCAAAATTGCATTCCTTTTAAAATAATTGTCAAATAAATACCTGTACCAACCAATAAAACCAACATTGGTGCGCCCCAAACAATGCTTGAGAGGGTTGCTACCAACTTTTCAATCATTTCCATCTATGTTCCTTAACGAATTATTGTTCGCTGATATGGTGACCTTTTGGCAACACCAAATTGAGTACAATACCTACAATCGCACCTAAACCAATACCACTAAACGCAACGCCACCCATATCAACAACCATACCACCAATCGCCAATACCAAAATCATTGAAACAATAATCATGTTGCGTGGGTCATTCATATCTACTTGCTCTCTCACCATCGTTCCAAGACCAATTGATGCGATGATACCAAAAAGAAGTAACAAGATACCGCCCATAACCGGTACAGGAATCGTTGCTAACAGTCCACCGAGTTTTCCTACAAACGCTAATAAAATCGCAAAAAGTGCTGCCCATGTCATAATCGCTGGATTGTATGCTTTAGTGATGGTTACAGCACCTGTGACTTCTGAATAGGTAGTATTTGGAGGTCCGCCTAACATAGAAGCCGCACTGGTAGCAATAGCGTCACCTAAAAGTGTGGTTTTTAAACCTGGCTTTTTCAAATAATCTGTTTTTGTTACATTACTAATCGTCAAAATACCACCGACATGCTCTACCGCTGGAGCAATCGCAATTGGCAAGATATAGATAATCGCTTCAAGATTCCATTCAGGGAAAACAAAATTTGGCATTGCAAACCATGCTGCTTTTGCTACAGAATCAAAACTGACAATACCTAAAACAAGAGATACACTATAACCTGCGATAATACCACATAAAATAGGCAATAGCCTAAGAACACCTTTACCAAGAAGTGCAACGAGGAGTGTTACGATAAGCGCAGACATAGAAACCATCATCGCTTGATGAAGAGGAACGAGCACAATGGCACCATCACCTGTTTTTCCCATTGCCATATTTACAGCAACTGGAGAGAGAATAAGACCAATTGTCATAATAACTGGACCAACAACAACGGCTGGAAAGAGTTTATGTAAAAAGTCTGAACCCTTGAGACGCACAATGACACTCAAGAAAAAATAGAACAAACCAGCTGCGGCAAGTCCACACAGTGTACCAGCTAATCCCCATGTTTTAAGCCCATAAATAATCGGCGCAATAAACGAGAACGAAGACGCTAAGAAAATAGGAGGAATCTGCTCTCGTGTTGTAAGCTGAAATAAAAGCGTCCCAAGTCCCGCTGTGAAAAGCGCAACGTTAGGATCAAGACCCGTTAAGATAGGTACAAGTACCAATGCCCCAAAGGCAACAAATAAAAACTGCAACCCAATAATGCTGTCTTTCAGCCTAAAGTTGTAGTCTGTTTTATGTAACATTTACACCTCTTTTTGGTAAATTTTTTGTGACATTTTAGCGTAAAGTATTTCTATATGCAGAGAGAATTTTTTAGTGAAGACAGTATTGTCTCACTTCTTTATCGATTTCAAATACCTCATCCAATGTTTTAGGAATGGCATTTTCAAAATAGCGGTACGCATTAATGGTTCGCTGGGCTAATTCTAAAATATTGATCTCTTGGTTATAAAACTTCGCGATACCCACTTCATTGGCAGCGTTAATAACAACACCCCTTGTTGGATGAGCAAGGACATCCTCTTTAATTTCCCAAATAGGATAACGTGCCGCTTCGATAGGTTGAAATGAGAAAGAACCAATTGATGCTAAATCAATAGAAGGAAGAATAGGTTCTTCCACTTCTCCCAAAAGTGCAAATGCGATAGGAAGTTTCATGTCAGCAACGGCTAAATGAGCTGTCGTACTGCCATCTTTAAA includes the following:
- a CDS encoding uracil-xanthine permease family protein, which produces MLHKTDYNFRLKDSIIGLQFLFVAFGALVLVPILTGLDPNVALFTAGLGTLLFQLTTREQIPPIFLASSFSFIAPIIYGLKTWGLAGTLCGLAAAGLFYFFLSVIVRLKGSDFLHKLFPAVVVGPVIMTIGLILSPVAVNMAMGKTGDGAIVLVPLHQAMMVSMSALIVTLLVALLGKGVLRLLPILCGIIAGYSVSLVLGIVSFDSVAKAAWFAMPNFVFPEWNLEAIIYILPIAIAPAVEHVGGILTISNVTKTDYLKKPGLKTTLLGDAIATSAASMLGGPPNTTYSEVTGAVTITKAYNPAIMTWAALFAILLAFVGKLGGLLATIPVPVMGGILLLLFGIIASIGLGTMVREQVDMNDPRNMIIVSMILVLAIGGMVVDMGGVAFSGIGLGAIVGIVLNLVLPKGHHISEQ